The following coding sequences lie in one Myxococcus xanthus genomic window:
- the hscA gene encoding Fe-S protein assembly chaperone HscA, translated as MSKNGYLQIHDPLKPKGQAVGIDLGTTNSLVAAVVKDQPVCVPVDEGDALFLPSVVHYAKDGGVVVGARARKLASEHPTDTIASVKRFMGRSPDDAETRKLGHYKFAPGAKVVRFDVAGGTPVTPIEVSGEVLRALKRRAEAHFSTKVEQAVITVPAYFDDAQRQATKDAGRLAGLEVLRLLNEPTAAALAYGLDKGSQGTFAVYDLGGGTFDISILKLVDGVFEVKSTGGDSALGGDDFDRAIAQRVLETLGASEAPAPALVAEVLAASRKAKEALTDASSVEFTAGGQTHSVKREDFDAWVQPYVQKTGTVCRRAMKDAGVTAGELDGVILVGGATRVPAVRRYVAELFGREPLGDIDPDQVVALGAAVLANLLTTADRQDDVLLLDVIPLSLGLETMGGIVEKLIQRNSTIPTTAGQVFTTFKDGQTGLDVHVLQGERELVEDNRSLARFTLSGIPPLAAGMARVEVRFQVDADGILSVSAQEQSTGVSQSITVKPSHGLTDEEIEQMLLDSIDYAEDDIQARQVREQRVDAERVLAEADRQLGEHGSLLQEGERAVIDSAIARVRELMKGEDHLKLKEAVHALDEASRPFIERVMNQAITQVVAGHSVEDY; from the coding sequence GTGAGCAAGAACGGCTACCTTCAGATTCACGACCCGCTGAAGCCCAAGGGGCAGGCGGTGGGCATCGACCTGGGCACGACGAACTCGCTGGTGGCGGCGGTGGTGAAGGACCAGCCCGTCTGCGTCCCAGTGGACGAGGGCGACGCGCTGTTCCTCCCCTCCGTGGTGCACTACGCAAAGGACGGCGGCGTGGTGGTAGGCGCCCGGGCCCGGAAGCTGGCGTCCGAGCACCCCACCGACACCATCGCCTCCGTGAAGCGCTTCATGGGGCGCAGCCCGGACGACGCGGAGACGCGGAAGCTGGGGCACTACAAGTTCGCGCCCGGCGCCAAGGTGGTGCGCTTCGACGTGGCGGGCGGCACGCCGGTCACGCCCATCGAAGTCTCCGGTGAGGTGCTGCGCGCCCTCAAGCGCCGCGCGGAGGCCCACTTCTCCACCAAGGTGGAGCAGGCCGTCATCACCGTGCCCGCCTACTTCGACGACGCCCAGCGGCAGGCCACCAAGGACGCCGGCCGGCTGGCCGGTCTTGAAGTGCTGCGGCTGCTCAACGAGCCCACCGCCGCCGCGCTGGCCTACGGCCTGGACAAGGGCAGCCAGGGCACCTTCGCCGTCTACGATTTGGGCGGCGGCACCTTCGACATCTCCATCCTCAAGCTGGTGGACGGGGTGTTCGAGGTGAAGTCCACCGGCGGCGACTCCGCGCTGGGTGGCGATGACTTCGACCGGGCGATTGCTCAGCGTGTACTGGAGACGCTGGGCGCGTCCGAGGCGCCGGCTCCCGCCTTGGTGGCGGAGGTGCTGGCGGCCTCGCGCAAGGCCAAGGAAGCGCTCACCGACGCTTCGTCGGTGGAGTTCACCGCGGGTGGGCAGACGCACTCGGTGAAGCGCGAGGACTTCGACGCCTGGGTTCAGCCCTACGTGCAGAAGACGGGCACGGTGTGCCGGCGGGCGATGAAGGACGCGGGCGTCACGGCCGGGGAGCTGGACGGCGTCATCCTGGTCGGCGGCGCCACGCGCGTGCCAGCGGTGCGCCGCTACGTGGCGGAGCTGTTCGGCCGCGAGCCGCTGGGCGACATCGACCCGGACCAGGTGGTGGCGCTGGGCGCGGCGGTGCTGGCCAACCTGCTCACCACGGCGGACCGTCAGGACGACGTGCTGTTGCTGGACGTGATTCCCCTCTCCCTGGGCCTGGAGACGATGGGCGGCATCGTGGAGAAGCTGATTCAGCGCAACTCCACCATCCCCACCACCGCGGGCCAGGTGTTCACCACCTTCAAGGACGGGCAGACGGGCCTGGACGTCCACGTGCTCCAGGGCGAGCGCGAGCTGGTGGAGGACAACCGCAGCCTGGCGCGCTTCACCCTGTCCGGCATTCCGCCCCTGGCCGCGGGCATGGCCCGGGTGGAGGTCCGCTTCCAGGTGGACGCGGACGGCATCCTCTCCGTCAGCGCCCAGGAGCAGAGCACCGGCGTCAGCCAGTCGATTACGGTGAAGCCCAGCCACGGCCTCACGGATGAGGAGATCGAGCAGATGCTGCTCGACTCCATCGACTACGCCGAGGACGACATCCAGGCCCGGCAGGTCCGTGAGCAGCGGGTGGACGCCGAGCGCGTCCTGGCCGAGGCGGACCGGCAGTTGGGCGAGCACGGCTCGCTGCTCCAGGAGGGGGAGCGCGCCGTCATCGATTCCGCCATCGCCCGCGTGCGCGAGCTGATGAAGGGCGAGGACCACCTGAAGCTGAA